The nucleotide window CCACGATGCCCGAGGGGTCCACCACCACCCCCGACCCCAGGGAGCGCTGCACCCGCTCCGGCGCGCGCAGGCCGGGGCCACCCTGGCCGCCGAAGAACCGGCGGAAGAACGGGTCGTCGAAAATGGGATTGGCCCGCTGCTGGGCGGCCTTCTGGGCATAGACATTGACCACCGCCGGCGCGGTGCGCGCCACGATGGGCGCAAACGAGAGCTTCACCTCGGCGGCGGAGGCCGGCACCTGCGGTTGGATCTGCGCCTGCGCCTCGACCCGGAGCGGGACGCTGGCGGCGCGCGCGGGCGCTTCACCCGGCCCCGCGCCGGCCGCCATGGCAGCCGCCCCCACGGCGGCGGAGCACAGCAGAAGGAGCGTGAATGCGAACTGTCGTTTCATCGCTTGAACCCGTAATTCAAAGCCAAGCCCGCCCGGCTGAACCGGGCGCGGCAGCCAATGGTCGTCCTAACGCCTGTGGCCGGAGCATCCCGCCCCGCCTGCCGTTCCGCGCCGCGGCGGCGCCCGCCGGAAGCTACCCGTCACCGCCCCAGCATGCGCTGCAGGGCGGTGCCTACTCGCTTCACCAAATGCGGCGGAACCAAGGACTGTCGCCCCGACACCGGTGGATCCGCCCGTGGCCCCGCGTCAGTCCGGTGGGTGTACTTCGGGTCGGTATATTTGCGGCAGAAATAGAAGCAGTAGCCTGAGTCGCAGGGGCGCGGCCCGGTGAGCGGCGCGAACGTGCCGGCGAGAATATTGCCCTGCAGCGCGGTGTCCGAGCCGCAGCGGAACACATCCCCCTGCGGCTCGATCCGCACGAAGCGGCTTCCGGCCGCGCACACCGTGCCCCGGAATGTCGGCGTGCCGTCGAGAAAGTTGTCGTCGGCGAACGGATCGACCGTCGGCGGCTCGGACCGTGCCGCGCGCCACTCGCCATAGGCCGACCGGGCACGCCGGCTCATGGCCCGGAAGGCCGCCCGCTCGGCCGCATCATAGGCATCGGGATACGTCCGGCCGCGATAGCTGCCCCGCAGCAGCTTGGGAACTGGCACCAGCCCCGGCACCGTGACCTGGCGCGCGACCTCGTCGGCGTTCGCCAGCACCTGCGGCGTCGCCACCACGGACGCGAAGACGGAAAATCCCGCCTCGTGCAGCAGCGCCAGATTCCGGTTGAAGATCTCCAGCCCCCGCCGGCGCATGCGCTCGTCCGGGTGAAGGCCCGCATTGATGACGCTGACCCGCG belongs to Xanthobacter autotrophicus Py2 and includes:
- a CDS encoding Radical SAM domain protein (PFAM: Radical SAM domain protein~KEGG: bbt:BBta_0904 hypothetical protein), coding for MPWGLVPWIVSQAPELPIVRYDIEADWQLLNTCNYRCDYCFFPGEVLGEKTVRHGTPDEWADAFSATGLTFLLHLTGGEPSAYPDFVDLCAALTRHHFISLNSNLTQASLGDFARRIDPARVSVINAGLHPDERMRRRGLEIFNRNLALLHEAGFSVFASVVATPQVLANADEVARQVTVPGLVPVPKLLRGSYRGRTYPDAYDAAERAAFRAMSRRARSAYGEWRAARSEPPTVDPFADDNFLDGTPTFRGTVCAAGSRFVRIEPQGDVFRCGSDTALQGNILAGTFAPLTGPRPCDSGYCFYFCRKYTDPKYTHRTDAGPRADPPVSGRQSLVPPHLVKRVGTALQRMLGR